A window of the Lactuca sativa cultivar Salinas chromosome 5, Lsat_Salinas_v11, whole genome shotgun sequence genome harbors these coding sequences:
- the LOC111902025 gene encoding uncharacterized protein LOC111902025 — protein sequence MLRRKLSSLLSNSVRNASVYTKSTSHFPITKLLHNPIHHSNLIQKPVNSFGVHSIRAYNLLSLNDLRDNKGATQQKTRKGRGIGSGKGKTAGRGHKGQKARGTHKFGFEGGQTPLRRRMPKRGFKNPFSLEFQPVGLGKIARLINAGKIDSSELITMKTLKDTGAIGKQIRDGVRLMGRGAEHIQWPIHLEVSRVTVRAKEAVEAAGGSVRKVYYNKLGFRALLKPEWFEKKGRLIPKAARPPPKQMDKVDSIGRLPAPTKPIPFTEEDDTQAAMSA from the exons ATGTTGAGACGAAAACTCTCATCTTTATTATCGAACTCCGTTAGAAATGCATCAGTTTACACCAAATCAACGTCACATTTCCCAATTACAAAGCTGTTGCACAACCCAATTCATCATTCAAACCTAATTCAGAAACCCGTTAATTCATTTGGGGTTCACAGCATTAGGGCTTACAATTTGTTGAGCTTGAATGATCTGAGGGACAACAAAGGTGCTACGCAACAGAAAACAAGAAAGGGTCGTGGAATCGGGTCGGGTAAAGGGAAAACTGCGGGTAGGGGTCATAAGGGGCAGAAAGCTAGAGGCACTCATAAGTTCGGTTTTGAAGGTGGACAAACTCCCTTGAGGCGTAGAATGCCCAAGAGGGGTTTCAAGAACCCTTTCAGCCTTGAATTTCAG CCAGTTGGTTTGGGAAAGATTGCAAGGCTGATCAATGCTGGGAAGATCGACTCTTCAGAGCTCATCACAATGAAAACTCTAAAG GATACAGGGGCAATAGGAAAGCAAATAAGAGATGGAGTGAGGTTGATGGGACGTGGTGCTGAACATATACAATGGCCAATTCATCTTGAG GTGTCACGGGTGACTGTACGTGCAAAAGAAGCGGTTGAAGCAGCGGGTGGGTCCGTGCGAAAAGTGTATTACAACAAACTCGGTTTCCGTGCGCTTTTGAAACCGGAGTGGTTTGAAAAGAAGGGGAGACTCATTCCAAAAGCAGCAAGACCGCCACCTAAGCAAATGGATAAGGTTGATAGTATTGGCCGATTGCCAGCTCCCACAAAGCCGATTCCCTTTACAGAAGAAGATGACACACAAGCTGCCATGTCAGCTTGA